Part of the Yersinia hibernica genome, CGGTTTGGCCGAGCTGTGTGTGCATCTCACCCCTGATGGCGAAGACCGCTGGCGCGAGCAACAGCCGTGGGCTGATTATCATCAGCGGAATAGCAGCGCCCTGTTGGATAGAATTCATCAGGCGGGTATCGCCGGGTTAGGCGGTGCGGGTTTTCCAACCGCCAGTAAGTTACAGGGCGGTGTGAACAAGGTTACCACACTCATCATCAACGCGGCTGAGTGCGAACCTTATATCACGGCCGATGATCGTTTGATGCAAGACCATGCTACAGAAGTGGTCTTGGGGATTCAGATTTTAATCCACCTGCTGCAACCCCAACAGGTGCTGATTGGCATTGAAGATAATAAACCCGCCGCTATCACCGCGCTACAGCAGGCGCTGCGGGGTCAGAATGCAATACAGTTACGCGTGGTACCCACTAAATATCCATCGGGCGGGGCCAAGCAACTGACCAAAATCCTCACCGGCAAAGAAGTGCCTTTCGGTCAACATTCGTCATCGATTGGCGTATTGATGCAAAACGTCGGCACCGTCGTGGCCATCAAGCGGGCAATTATTGACGATGAACCCTTAATTGAGCGGGTCGTGACCTTAACTGGCGATGCATTAACTCAGCCGGGCAATTTCTGGGCCAGAATCGGCACCCCCGTCAGCCACTTATTAAAGCTGGCCGGTTTTATAGCGCAAAACCAGCCGATGGTTATTATGGGTGGCCCGTTGATGGGCTTTACTCTGCCCAGTTTGGATGTGCCGATTGTTAAAATCAGTAACTGTATTTTAGCCCCGACCGCGGCTGAAATAGGGTTAGCCGAACCCGAGCAGTCTTGCATTCGCTGTGGTTTATGTGTGGATGCTTGTCCGGCTGGCCTATTGCCTCAGCAGCTTTATTGGTTTAGTCGGGGCGAAGAGCATGAAAAAGCTCGCAATCATAACTTATTTGATTGTATTGAGTGCGGTGCCTGTGCCTATGTTTGCCCGAGCAATATTCCGCTGGTGCAGTATTATCGCCAAGAAAAAGCGGAGATCCGCGCCGTTGACCAAGAAAATGCGCGGGCTGCAGCCGCAAAAGCGCGTTTTGAAGCCAAACAAGCCCGTCTGCAACGGGAAAAATTGGCGCGCGAATTGCGCCACCAGCAAGCCGCAGTCAAACTCAGCGATGGCGACCAACAAAAGGTTGAAGCAGCCATCAGCCGCTTAGCTCGCACAGCCAACAATACTGATTCAGCTATCAGTGTCACCCCTGGGGAAACACCGGATAACAGTGCCGCCATTGCCGCGCGCGCAGCCCGTAAAGCACAAGTTAGAGCACGCCAGGCCGAGAAAGTGACGGAAACCACCACGCAGGCGCTGGACCCACGTCAAGCCGCAGTGGCCGCCGCCATCGCCCGCGTTAAGGCCAAGAAAGCCGCACAGGCGCAGCTTGATGCTGAACCGGTCAAGGTGGAAAGTGACGCACCGGAGCAAGACCCGCGTAAAGCCGCAGTGGCCGCCGCCATCGCCCGCGTTAAAGCTAAGAAAGCTGCCCAGGCCGCCGCTAATCCAGATTAAAAGCCAATGCCCACTGGACTGACGCCCGCTAATCAGGTGTCAGTTCACTGACATCAGATAGGTATAGGCCGCGCTGATATCACGCATTTTAGATTCAGCATGGCAATTATCTATTTCAATAACTTCCATTTCTACCCCACCGCCATACTCATCCCGCAGCTTAGGCAATACTTCGTTGAACAAGTATATAGAAAACTTTATGCATTCTTTGGCGTTACCCTGATGGGATATCGACAAAAATTCGCCCGCTGGGATAGCAAGATGGTCTATCTCGCGATGCCCTTGAATTTCATGGCGTTTGTCTTTGTCAATGGCCGTCGAGTAATACACACTTTTCTGCCCTTGCTGGCACTTATTGGCAGAAAACAGGGAATATACCCGCTGGCAAGAGAAGTTAACTTCCTTAAAGAAATCGAGCAAAATTTCATCTTTCATCGCCATACAAGATGAATGCTGGCCACTGCAATGATTATGCTCATCAAAGTCCAACCGCCGGGTAAAGCCCACCAGCTCTTGCTCTGGCAAGGATATCCGTTTGATTTCTGGCGTATAATTTTCATAGAAACTGAACCGGGGCAGCATCCCTTCCACCGCCCACTGTGCCATCTGGCGAAAACTATTGGGGGTCACGCCAAAGCGCTTCTTAAAGGTCCGCGTAAAGGTTTGTTGCGAATCGAACCCCAGTTCATCCGAGATTTCAATGATTGGTCGGCGTGATATACGCAACGCCACCGCAGCGCGCGTCAATACCCGCCCACGTATATAGGAAGCTAATTGTAACCCCACAATACTTTTAAATTTGCGTTGCAGATGCCATTTTGAATATCCGGAAATCTTTGCCACATCATCCAGTGTTGGGCGTTTTTCTAAATTAATTTCAATCCATTCAATTAATTCATCTATAAACAATATGTCTTCGTTTACCATTTCATTATTCTTTAAATATATAATTATACTGCATACTACATACTACATTAATCTATCATTATGCCAACGCTTTTCTCAACTCTCATCTCAACCGTTAAAAAATCGTTAACTTACAATTAATTACAAATACCCCCTCACTAATCATCCCGATTAAAATCATACTATTGAGTCTCACACTTACTGGCTAAAGTCTAATTACTTTCGCCGAGAAAAACATATTTTTTCTATTCGCGCTGTTACGATTCAGATATAAATTGCAAGCTAATTTTTTTGCTGGGTGTTGCTTATTAACCTGCGATTAACCTAATGCCGCGCGCTATATGCGGAATAATACCCCTATGATTAAGGCGTATTACACTCTGTCTGAATAGGGTAGAATGCGGCACGCATATTACCCCTGACGGCTGAGTGTATTGATGCCCGTAAGTATTGACTTACCCGCGCGATGCCTGCGTTTGAGAACCCGGTTAAGAATTCGACATATGGTTGTAATTTCATGAAATTCAGGCCTGTTACATCGACCCAAAACAAAGGGTTGCAGATAGCCAGCTCCCCCTTTACACATCAGCAACGCAGCACCCGCAGTATTATGCTGCTGGTTATTTTGGCCTGCATTCCGGGGATTGTCGCCCAGACCCTGTTTTTTGGCTACGGCAGCCTGATTCAAGTGGCGCTGGCCATGGTGACCGCCGTGCTGGCGGAAGGCGCGGTGTTGCAATTACGCAAACAACCGGTGCTAGTGCGGTTACAGGATAACTCTGCCCTGCTCACCGGGTTACTTTTGGGGATAAGCCTGCCCCCACTGGCCCCTTGGTGGATGATTGTATTAGGCACCTTATTCGCCATTGTCATTGCCAAGCAACTCTATGGCGGTTTGGGGCAAAATCCGTTTAACCCCGCCATGGTCGGCTATGTCGTTCTGCTAATTTCATTCCCGGTACAAATGACCAGTTGGCTGCCCCCGCAGCCATTACAGGGAACCGCGGTTGGGTTTTATGACAGCGTGTTGACCATATTCACCGGCTTTACCCATAACGGCGCGGATATTCACCAACTTCAAATAGGTTATGACGGCGTCAGTCAAGCCACGCCGCTTGATAGCTTTAAAACGGCGCTACGCTCCCAAGCGCCAGCGCAAATTTTGCAACAACCTATCTTTGCTGGGAGTCTGGCGGGGGTGGGCTGGCAATGGATTAACCTCGGTTTTCTGGCCGGCGGCCTATTCTTACTGTGGCGTAAAGCTATTCACTGGCATATTCCGGTGAGTTTTCTGTTGGCCTTGGCCGGGTGCGCCACCCTCAGTTGGCTGATAGCGCCACAAAGTTTTGCCCCACCGCTGTTGCATCTGTTTTCCGGTGCCACCATGTTAGGGGCTTTTTTTATTGCCACCGACCCGGTCAGCGCCTCAACAACCCCCCGTGGTCGCCTGATTTTCGGCGCCTTGATTGGTATTCTGGTGTGGCTGATTCGGGTTTACGGCGGTTATCCCGATGGCGTAGCATTTGCCGTGCTGCTGGCCAACATTACTGTGCCGCTGATTGACCACTATACCCAGCCACGCGTTTATGGCCATCACCGTGGGCGCAAATAAGGATCCGTTATGCTAAAGACTATGCAGCGTCACGGCATCACTCTGGCACTGTTTGCCGCCGGCGCCACCGGATTGACCGCAGTGGTGAATGCCCTGACCGAAACAACTATCGCCCATCAGGCCGCCCTACAACAAAAAGCCCTGCTGGATCAGGTTGTTCCAGCTGAAAACTATGACAATGACATGCAAGCTGAATGTTACGTTGTCACGAATTCGGCACTGGGCAATCTGGCCCCGCACCGCCTCTATCTGGCACGTAAAGCAGGCCAACCGGTCGCCGCCGCGCTGGAAACCACCGCCCCCGATGGTTATTCCGGGGCCATCCAACTCTTGGTCGGGGCCGATTTTCACGGCAATGTATGGGGCTCTCGGGTGATTGAACATCACGAAACCCCCGGCCTTGGTGATAAAATTGATATCCGCATTTCTGATTGGATTGACCATTTCCGTGGTCAACATGTGGCTAATCAGCAAGATAAGCGCTGGGCGGTGAAAAAAGACGGTGGCGATTTTGATCAGTTCACTGGGGCCACCATCACCCCAAGAGCAGTGGTGCGCGCGGTGAAAAATACGGCGCTGTATTTAGAAACGCTGCCGGCAACGCTTGATGGGTTGCCCGCCTGTGGAGAGAGTCAATGAGTGAAGCCAAAAACCTGTTAGCCCAAGGCCTGTGGAAAAATAACTCTGCATTGGTGCAACTGCTGGGCCTCTGCCCGCTCCTGGCGGTCTCATCAACCGCGACCAACGCGCTCGGTTTGGGTCTAGCCACCACCTTGGTTTTAGTCTGTACCAACACCGCCGTATCCGCACTACGCCGCTGGGTACCGCATGAAATCCGTATTCCTATTTATGTCATGATCATTGCGTCTGTGGTCAGTACCGTGCAAATGCTGATTAATGCCTATGCCTTTGGTTTATATCAATCTTTAGGGATATTCATCCCACTGATTGTAACCAACTGTATTGTGATTGGCCGGGCGGAAGCTTATGCCGCGAAAAATCCCGTGGGACTGTCAGCATTGGATGGCCTGGCCATGGGGCTGGGGGCCACTTGCGCACTATTTGTCTTGGGTTCGCTACGTGAAATTCTGGGTAACGGTACCCTGTTTGACGGCGCTGATATGCTGCTCGGTCACTGGGCAAAAGTGCTGCGTATTGAAGTTTTGCATCTAGACAGCCCATTCCTGTTGGCCATGCTGCCACCGGGTGCA contains:
- the rsxC gene encoding electron transport complex subunit RsxC yields the protein MFKLFTARQHDNIWDFDGGIHPPEMKLQSSTVPMRIATLPEHMIIPLQQHLGPEGELRVRTGERVLKGQPLTVGRGRTVPVHAPTSGVITAIAPHTTAHPSGLAELCVHLTPDGEDRWREQQPWADYHQRNSSALLDRIHQAGIAGLGGAGFPTASKLQGGVNKVTTLIINAAECEPYITADDRLMQDHATEVVLGIQILIHLLQPQQVLIGIEDNKPAAITALQQALRGQNAIQLRVVPTKYPSGGAKQLTKILTGKEVPFGQHSSSIGVLMQNVGTVVAIKRAIIDDEPLIERVVTLTGDALTQPGNFWARIGTPVSHLLKLAGFIAQNQPMVIMGGPLMGFTLPSLDVPIVKISNCILAPTAAEIGLAEPEQSCIRCGLCVDACPAGLLPQQLYWFSRGEEHEKARNHNLFDCIECGACAYVCPSNIPLVQYYRQEKAEIRAVDQENARAAAAKARFEAKQARLQREKLARELRHQQAAVKLSDGDQQKVEAAISRLARTANNTDSAISVTPGETPDNSAAIAARAARKAQVRARQAEKVTETTTQALDPRQAAVAAAIARVKAKKAAQAQLDAEPVKVESDAPEQDPRKAAVAAAIARVKAKKAAQAAANPD
- a CDS encoding helix-turn-helix domain-containing protein, which gives rise to MVNEDILFIDELIEWIEINLEKRPTLDDVAKISGYSKWHLQRKFKSIVGLQLASYIRGRVLTRAAVALRISRRPIIEISDELGFDSQQTFTRTFKKRFGVTPNSFRQMAQWAVEGMLPRFSFYENYTPEIKRISLPEQELVGFTRRLDFDEHNHCSGQHSSCMAMKDEILLDFFKEVNFSCQRVYSLFSANKCQQGQKSVYYSTAIDKDKRHEIQGHREIDHLAIPAGEFLSISHQGNAKECIKFSIYLFNEVLPKLRDEYGGGVEMEVIEIDNCHAESKMRDISAAYTYLMSVN
- the rsxD gene encoding electron transport complex subunit RsxD encodes the protein MKFRPVTSTQNKGLQIASSPFTHQQRSTRSIMLLVILACIPGIVAQTLFFGYGSLIQVALAMVTAVLAEGAVLQLRKQPVLVRLQDNSALLTGLLLGISLPPLAPWWMIVLGTLFAIVIAKQLYGGLGQNPFNPAMVGYVVLLISFPVQMTSWLPPQPLQGTAVGFYDSVLTIFTGFTHNGADIHQLQIGYDGVSQATPLDSFKTALRSQAPAQILQQPIFAGSLAGVGWQWINLGFLAGGLFLLWRKAIHWHIPVSFLLALAGCATLSWLIAPQSFAPPLLHLFSGATMLGAFFIATDPVSASTTPRGRLIFGALIGILVWLIRVYGGYPDGVAFAVLLANITVPLIDHYTQPRVYGHHRGRK
- the rsxG gene encoding electron transport complex subunit RsxG produces the protein MLKTMQRHGITLALFAAGATGLTAVVNALTETTIAHQAALQQKALLDQVVPAENYDNDMQAECYVVTNSALGNLAPHRLYLARKAGQPVAAALETTAPDGYSGAIQLLVGADFHGNVWGSRVIEHHETPGLGDKIDIRISDWIDHFRGQHVANQQDKRWAVKKDGGDFDQFTGATITPRAVVRAVKNTALYLETLPATLDGLPACGESQ
- a CDS encoding electron transport complex subunit E; its protein translation is MSEAKNLLAQGLWKNNSALVQLLGLCPLLAVSSTATNALGLGLATTLVLVCTNTAVSALRRWVPHEIRIPIYVMIIASVVSTVQMLINAYAFGLYQSLGIFIPLIVTNCIVIGRAEAYAAKNPVGLSALDGLAMGLGATCALFVLGSLREILGNGTLFDGADMLLGHWAKVLRIEVLHLDSPFLLAMLPPGAFIGLGLLLAAKYVIDEKMKARAAKAPATAPQAQDIVVEKT